The genomic DNA CGCCCTACGCGGCGTGGTTCGCGACGCTCAGCGCCGGGGAACCTGAACCGCGATGACCCGGGCCCCGGCGACCGGGTCGGCCCCGACGGCGCGCGCGCCGCGGCGGCCGTAGGGGGCAGCGTTGATCACCGTCAGGGTCGGCTCGGCCGCCGGAGCGGCCTGGATGCCGGTCACCGTCGGGACGCCGTAGGTGCCGTAGCTCCAGGGCGTAGGCACGATCTGGGTCGGGCGCGGCACGCGGGTCAGCGGGGCGCCGATATAGGTGCCCCGCACGAACTCGCCGGCAAAGCCCGGATCGGCGGCGTAACCGGGCGCGTAGGCGACCGGAGCGTAGGGATCGGCGCTCCGGAAGGTCTGCGCCGACGCGGGCGCCGCCGCCGCCAGAGCGAGCAGGGTCACGATCGTCCGGTTGGCCATGGGTCCGGCTCCGAGGGGTGTCGGCGGGCGCGGTGCGCGCCGGGTGCGGGGCCAACAGACCGGATCACCGGCCGTTCCGCGTCTCCAGTCGCGCAGAGTGCGTAACGGTCCCGTCATGCCCAGCAGATCGGCCCCCGGGTGCGCACCGGTCAGCGGCAGGTGGTGATCCGCCGGACCACCCAGCCCTCGCCCTCGATCCACAGACGGCGGCGGGCCCGGCTGCAGGTGACGTCGTCCTCCCGCTCCGCCGATACGGGATGAACCTGCGGGTTGGCCTCGGCGACTTTGGTCTCGGCCGGGCCGTTAGCGGCCTGGGCCGCGAGCGGAACGGCGAGCATGACGGTGCCGGCTGCGGCGGCAGCGATCGTACGGAGTTTCATCGGGGAGAAGCGCCCTGCGGCCATGCTTGGAGGTTTGGTCCAGGAATGCGCGGGCCGGCGGTTCGGTTGCATCCCGGTTGTGTCGATCGCGACGGCCCGTGCGCTCGCTCACATCGCCGGTGGCGCCACACGGGCTGACGCCCGGCCACGACACCTGGCCACGACACTTGGCCACCTTGCCCGGCCGCGGCGCTTAGACTTCCCGGCTTTCACGGGTAAGGAAGAACAAAACCGGACGCGCCGGTGCCCAGCCGTCCTGCGATACCGCCCATCGCGGGCCGCGGCACGGTCCACGAAGCAGGGTTCATGAGCAAGTCGAAGCCTCCGACCAACGCGCTCCTGACACCGGAGAAGCGCACCGAGGACGTCGATCAGACGATCCGCCCCCTGAGCCTGTCCGAGTTCATCGGTCAGCGCGCGGCGCGGGCGAACATGCAGGTGTTCATCGAGGCGGCGAGGAAGACCGGGCAGGCGCTCGACCACGTGCTGTTCGTCGGGCCGCCGGGCCTGGGCAAGACCACGCTGGCGCAGATCGTGGCGCGCGAGCTCGGCGTGAACTTCCGCTCGACCTCCGGGCCGGTGATCGCCAAGGCCGGGGATCTGGCCGCCCAGCTCACCAACCTGGAGGAGCGCGACGTCCTGTTCATCGACGAGATCCACCGGCTCAACCCGGCGGTCGAGGAGATCCTCTACCCGGCCATGGAGGATTACCAGCTCGACCTGATCATCGGCGAGGGCCCGGCGGCGCGCTCGGTCAAGATCGAGCTGCCGAAGTTCACGCTCGTTGGCGCCACGACGCGGGCGGGGCTGCTGACGACGCCGCTGCGCGACCGGTTCGGCATCCCGATCCGCCTGGAGTTCTACGAGATCGACGAGCTGGAGCAGATCGTGGCGCGCGGCGCGCGGGTGCTGGGTCTGGGCATGTCGGCGGAGGGCGCCAACGAGATCGCCCGTCGGGCGCGGGGCACGCCGCGGATCGCGGGGCGGCTCTTGCGGCGGGTGCGGGACTTCGCGGTGGTGGCGGAGGCCGAGACGGTGACGCGGGCGATCGCCGACCGGGCGCTGCAGCTCTTGGACGTGGACGGGGCGGGTCTCGACGTGATGGACCGCAAGTACCTGAGCCTGATCGCGCGCTCGTTCGGGGGCGGGCCCGTGGGGATCGAGACGATCGGGGCGGCGCTGTCGGAGCCGCGGGACGCGATCGAGGACATCATCGAGCCCTACCTGATCCAGCGCGGCTTCGTGCAGCGCACACCCCGCGGACGCGTCCTCACCCGACACGCCTACCGGCACATGCAGATGCCGGAACCGAAGCGCGAGACGCCCGGGCAGTTCGGCTTCTTCGGTGACGGAGAGCCCTGAGGACCGATCAACGCGTCTCCATGCATTGAATTCGGACCAGCATTTCACCGGGCACATGCGCGGGACGCACAGTGCTGCGCGCGGCAGCCGGGTGAGTTCCGCGTCGCGATCTCGGCAAGTCGCTGCGGTAACAGCCGTTTTGTCGATCGTCTCGGAACAATATTGCCAAGCTTAGGCGGGGATCTTGTCGATCACGTAAGTGTAAAAACTGCCGGATCGCGTGGAACAGCGCCGAAACGCGACAGTTGGGGAGGCGACCGCGCCGGGTCCGCTCGGCGCCGGCAAGGCTGTCCCGATCAGGGTCCTGCCCTCCGATCGCGGCAGATCTTCGCGATCTCAAGAACAACGTCAGGGATAAACTTCCGCCATGAAGAAACTCACGCTCGCCGTGCTCGGCCTGTCCGTCGCCGCCATCTCGGCGCCCGCCTTCGCGCAGGACGCCCTGCCGATCCGCGTGCTGCCCTTCGCCAATCAGGACGGCGTCGGCGTCGCCGCGACCGAGACGCCCGCTTTCCGGGCCGAGGCGCTGCGTTCGGAC from Methylobacterium oryzae includes the following:
- the ruvB gene encoding Holliday junction branch migration DNA helicase RuvB, with the translated sequence MSKSKPPTNALLTPEKRTEDVDQTIRPLSLSEFIGQRAARANMQVFIEAARKTGQALDHVLFVGPPGLGKTTLAQIVARELGVNFRSTSGPVIAKAGDLAAQLTNLEERDVLFIDEIHRLNPAVEEILYPAMEDYQLDLIIGEGPAARSVKIELPKFTLVGATTRAGLLTTPLRDRFGIPIRLEFYEIDELEQIVARGARVLGLGMSAEGANEIARRARGTPRIAGRLLRRVRDFAVVAEAETVTRAIADRALQLLDVDGAGLDVMDRKYLSLIARSFGGGPVGIETIGAALSEPRDAIEDIIEPYLIQRGFVQRTPRGRVLTRHAYRHMQMPEPKRETPGQFGFFGDGEP